AGGACGCCTGCGACGCCGGCTCCATCGTCGAAGGCCACCTGTACAAGGGCCTGGGCCACAGCGAGACCGTCAACGCCTCGCTCAAGGATTCGATCCCCTTCGCCCACAAAGTCATCAACGGCGAACCCATCACCCCGATCTGCAAACCGACAGTCCAGTAAAGGAGGCCCGACATGAGCATCGAGTTCTTCACCCGCCTGCCACTGCATGGCGAAACGCAGTTTCTTCCCGGCGACAGCCGCAACCGCGGCGACTGGCACCCGGGCGGGCCGAGCACCGGCGCGGTATCGGGGTTCGCCGTGGGTGATCACTTCACCTACATCGACTACCTCGGCCAGGTGGCCCGCGCCGCCGAGATCAACGGCTTCGGCGGCGCGCTGATGGTCAACGCCCCCAGCGGCGAGGAGCCCTGGACGGTGTGCTCGCTGCTGGCCCGCGAGACCCGGACACTGAAGTTCGTCACAGCCTTCCAGCCCTATCACTACACGCCCTGGGTCGCGGTGCAGCAGGCGGCGACCTACCAGCGAGCCACCGGCAACCGCCTGGTCTGGAACATCATCAACGGCGGCTCGGACGCGATCCAGCGCCAGGTCGGCGACTACGAAAGCCACGATGACCGTTATGCGCGCGCCACCGAGTTCATGGATGTCGTCAGGGGTTACTGGCACAACGAGCAGTTCCACTACGACGGGAAGTACTACCACGCCGACGGCGGTGGCCTGCGCGGGCCGCTGAGGAAGGCCGAGTTGCCGCTGATCTGCACCGCCGGCTCGTCGGTCGCGGCGCGTGAGTTCGCCGCCAAGCATGCCGACTTCTACCTGATGCGCGCCGAGCACCCGGACGAAATCGCCGCGCTGATCGCCGACATCCGCGCCCGCGCATTGAAGTACGGACGCAACGACATCCGCTTCGGCCTATCGATCGATGTGATCGCCCGCGAGACCGAGACCCTGGCCCGCGCCGAGGCGCAGCGCTTCTTCGACGAAGGCATCGCCAAGGGCGCGGTCAAGGCCAGGGCCGCCCACGCTGGCCTGCGCACGGCACGCAAGCTCAGCTACGAGCAAGGCTTTACCGACAAGGGCGATACCCCCGGCATCGACGACTTCTTCATCCATCCCAATGTCTGGACCGGCTTCGGCTACATCGGCATCCCACCCGGCTGCGCCCTGGTCGGCAGCTACGAGAACGTGGTGGCGCGGATCCGCGAGTACAACGCCATCGGCATCGACCTGTTCTTCCTCGCCGGCTACCCGCACCTGGAAGAGGCCTATCGGATCGGCGAGCACATCCTGCCGCACTTCCGTGGCGAGCGCGCCGCCCTCGCCCGCCTGCCTGAAACGCCCGTGCAACTGCACGCGGCCAACGGAGCCTGAGCCCATGACCAGGGACGGTTACCCCCTGAGCCGGCGCAGCTTCCTCGGCCATACCGGCGTGCTAGCGGGCGGGCTGTTGGTCGGTTGCGGCCCCAGCGACAGCCCGGCCACCGCAGTCGCCGACCAGCCACGCCACGGCGGGCGCCTGCGCCTGGGTATCATCGACGGCAACCAGAGCGGCAACCTCGACGCCCACAAGCCCATCGGCAGCGGCATCGTGCGAGGCTTTGCGCTGTACAGCAAACTGTGGGAATGGGACGAGCAGATGCAGCCGCGCCTGGCCCTGGCCGAGTTCGCCGAGCCCAACGCCGATGCCAGCGGCTGGACCCTGCGCCTGAAGCAGGGCCTGGAGTTCCACCATGGCAAGACCATCGATGCCGACGACCTGATCTTCTCCATCCGCCGCCTCACCGATCCGCAACTGGCCTCGCCCTATGCGGCGCTGCTGCACTGGGTCGATCGTGACCATCTGGAGAAGCTCGACGAGCGCACTGTGCGCCTGCGTTTTCGCGAAGGCCGTAGCTACCTGCCGCTGCCCGAGACCTGGGTCAATTTCGGCGGCATCGTGCCGGTGGACTACCATCCGGTCAGCAATCCAGTCGGCGCCGGGCCGTTCAAGCTCAAGAGTTTTACCCCTGGGCAACGCTCGCTGTTCACCCGTTTCGACAACTACTTCAAGCCGAACAAGCCTTACGCGGACGAGTTGGAGATCATCGACTTCAAGGATCAGACCGGGCGCCTGGCGGCCCTGCGCGCCGGGCAGATCGACATGGCCAATGTCATGTCCACCGAGCACCTGCAGGTGCTGCAGGCCGACCCGCGGCTGACCCTGCTCAAGTCGGTGAGTGGCAACTGGCTGTCGTTCGACATGAACACCGCCAAGGCGCCGTTCGACGACCCACGGGTACGCGAGGCCTTCCGCCTGCTGGCTGACCGTGAGGAGCTGGTACGCCGTGCGCTGAACGGTCAGGGTCGCGTGGCGAATGACCTGTACGCCCCCTT
The Pseudomonas putida genome window above contains:
- a CDS encoding LLM class flavin-dependent oxidoreductase → MSIEFFTRLPLHGETQFLPGDSRNRGDWHPGGPSTGAVSGFAVGDHFTYIDYLGQVARAAEINGFGGALMVNAPSGEEPWTVCSLLARETRTLKFVTAFQPYHYTPWVAVQQAATYQRATGNRLVWNIINGGSDAIQRQVGDYESHDDRYARATEFMDVVRGYWHNEQFHYDGKYYHADGGGLRGPLRKAELPLICTAGSSVAAREFAAKHADFYLMRAEHPDEIAALIADIRARALKYGRNDIRFGLSIDVIARETETLARAEAQRFFDEGIAKGAVKARAAHAGLRTARKLSYEQGFTDKGDTPGIDDFFIHPNVWTGFGYIGIPPGCALVGSYENVVARIREYNAIGIDLFFLAGYPHLEEAYRIGEHILPHFRGERAALARLPETPVQLHAANGA
- a CDS encoding ABC transporter substrate-binding protein, which encodes MTRDGYPLSRRSFLGHTGVLAGGLLVGCGPSDSPATAVADQPRHGGRLRLGIIDGNQSGNLDAHKPIGSGIVRGFALYSKLWEWDEQMQPRLALAEFAEPNADASGWTLRLKQGLEFHHGKTIDADDLIFSIRRLTDPQLASPYAALLHWVDRDHLEKLDERTVRLRFREGRSYLPLPETWVNFGGIVPVDYHPVSNPVGAGPFKLKSFTPGQRSLFTRFDNYFKPNKPYADELEIIDFKDQTGRLAALRAGQIDMANVMSTEHLQVLQADPRLTLLKSVSGNWLSFDMNTAKAPFDDPRVREAFRLLADREELVRRALNGQGRVANDLYAPFDPTFNNALGPRPHDPQRAAQLLREAGHEQLEVELVTTPGPGLASALVLAEQAKRIGVTLKVRQVDLATFQGPQRDDWTLSTGGSIGAPFLASAIHTDAPFAVTNKTHFHDAQFSEAFLAAMAQPDLEKRKVLVHRAQEIQYQRGGMLIWGYADLLDSVSNRVGGAQPERSLFSTWRFESLWLKS